In one window of Camelina sativa cultivar DH55 chromosome 15, Cs, whole genome shotgun sequence DNA:
- the LOC104747270 gene encoding DUF21 domain-containing protein At4g14240-like isoform X2, producing the protein MQRQYSFIYTIRENISMDLYNSIPFGSFRWFIFASLACLFIVLACMMSFLLMALMSIGPLQLKILQLMGTPNEKKQAAVVLPVFQRQHQIYVSLLFCNAALLAVLPLYLDKLVNGYTSIIVSVLACGLVIPQVICCSFGLLLGAQFHWLIRVVMILCYPIAYPIGKILDWGLGCNEGIFRRAQFKAPVSIHNVEAGEGGELTNDETKVIVGAIDLTVKTAQEAMTPIESTFTLDINSNLDWDAKRMIQKKGHTRVPVYSENPKKIVGLLLVRSLLTIQEEIPISALNIRRIPRIPADLPLYNILNMYRKGSTFMAAVVKGKSKGHTLVVEEKVKASKALTDASNLTAPLLYNFIVNVDGMRQSHLHTDEHLSWEIDDREVIGIITIKDVLAQLLQDKSMDETDEYVDMEEEQTDTVHQTYYRRGGPRQPTEKEEVDFGQSC; encoded by the exons ATGCAACGACAATACTCTTTCATATATACGATAAGGGAAAATATTTCAATGGACCTTTATA ATTCAATCCCCTTTGGGTCGTTTCGGTGGTTCATATTCGCTAGTTTGGCTTGTTTATTTATCGTCTTGGCCTGTATGATGTCCTTTCTCCTTATGGCTCTCATGTCCATCGGTCCTCTCCAGCTCAAAATTCTCCAGCTTATGGGTACACCCAACGAAAAGAAACAAGCTG CTGTTGTTCTTCCAGTTTTCCAGAGACAACATCAGATCTACGTGTCTCTGCTTTTCTGCAATGCTGCTCTCCTGGCG GTTCTTCCTTTATACTTGGATAAGTTAGTCAATGGGTACACTTCTATAATTGTCTCGGTCCTAGCTTGTGGATTG GTTATTCCACAAGTTATATGCTGCAGTTTTGGACTACTCCTTGGTGCTCAATTTCACTGGCTCATACGAGTTGTGATGATTCTCTGTTACCCGATAGCTTATCCCATTGGAAAG ATTTTGGATTGGGGATTGGGTTGCAATGAGGGTATATTTAGGCGTGCCCAATTCAAAGCCCCTGTGTCAATTCACAACGTGGag GCCGGTGAAGGAGGTGAACTCACAAATGACGAGACGAAAGTTATAGTTGGAGCAATTGATTTGACCGTGAAG ACTGCGCAAGAGGCTATGACACCAATAGAATCAACCTTTACTCTagatataaattcaaatttggATTG GGATGCCAAGCGAATGATTCAAAAAAAAGGGCATACCCGAGTTCCTGTCTACTCTGAGAATCCAAAAAAGATTGTTGGACTTCTTTTG GTTAGGAGTCTGCTTACAATTCAGGAGGAAATCCCTATTAGTGCACTTAACATACGCAGAATTCCAAG GATTCCAGCCGACTTGCCACTGTATAATATTCTGAATATGTATCGAAAGGGAAGCACCTTCATGGCGGCTGTTGTGAAGGGGAAAAGCAAGGGTCATACGTTGGTTGTAGAAGAAAAAGTTAAAGCGAGCAAAGCGCTAACTGATGCATCGAATTTGACAGCGCCTTTACTCTACAATTTTATTGTCAATGTAGATGGAATGAGACAATCTCATCTACACACTGATGAGCACTTGTCATGGGAGATTGATGATCGCGAAGTAATCGGTATAATAACTATTAAAGACGTTCTTGCACAACTGCTACAG GATAAAAGTATGGACGAAACAGACGAATATGTTGACATGGAGGAGGAGCAGACTGATACGGTTCACCAGACGTATTACAGAAGAGGAGGGCCACGTCAGCCAacggagaaagaagaagttgaCTTTGGTCAAAGTTGTTGA
- the LOC104747270 gene encoding DUF21 domain-containing protein At4g14240-like isoform X1 has translation MQRQYSFIYTIRENISMDLYSLVLTCLSTDSIPFGSFRWFIFASLACLFIVLACMMSFLLMALMSIGPLQLKILQLMGTPNEKKQAAVVLPVFQRQHQIYVSLLFCNAALLAVLPLYLDKLVNGYTSIIVSVLACGLVIPQVICCSFGLLLGAQFHWLIRVVMILCYPIAYPIGKILDWGLGCNEGIFRRAQFKAPVSIHNVEAGEGGELTNDETKVIVGAIDLTVKTAQEAMTPIESTFTLDINSNLDWDAKRMIQKKGHTRVPVYSENPKKIVGLLLVRSLLTIQEEIPISALNIRRIPRIPADLPLYNILNMYRKGSTFMAAVVKGKSKGHTLVVEEKVKASKALTDASNLTAPLLYNFIVNVDGMRQSHLHTDEHLSWEIDDREVIGIITIKDVLAQLLQDKSMDETDEYVDMEEEQTDTVHQTYYRRGGPRQPTEKEEVDFGQSC, from the exons ATGCAACGACAATACTCTTTCATATATACGATAAGGGAAAATATTTCAATGGACCTTTATA GTTTGGTGTTGACCTGTCTGTCTACAGATTCAATCCCCTTTGGGTCGTTTCGGTGGTTCATATTCGCTAGTTTGGCTTGTTTATTTATCGTCTTGGCCTGTATGATGTCCTTTCTCCTTATGGCTCTCATGTCCATCGGTCCTCTCCAGCTCAAAATTCTCCAGCTTATGGGTACACCCAACGAAAAGAAACAAGCTG CTGTTGTTCTTCCAGTTTTCCAGAGACAACATCAGATCTACGTGTCTCTGCTTTTCTGCAATGCTGCTCTCCTGGCG GTTCTTCCTTTATACTTGGATAAGTTAGTCAATGGGTACACTTCTATAATTGTCTCGGTCCTAGCTTGTGGATTG GTTATTCCACAAGTTATATGCTGCAGTTTTGGACTACTCCTTGGTGCTCAATTTCACTGGCTCATACGAGTTGTGATGATTCTCTGTTACCCGATAGCTTATCCCATTGGAAAG ATTTTGGATTGGGGATTGGGTTGCAATGAGGGTATATTTAGGCGTGCCCAATTCAAAGCCCCTGTGTCAATTCACAACGTGGag GCCGGTGAAGGAGGTGAACTCACAAATGACGAGACGAAAGTTATAGTTGGAGCAATTGATTTGACCGTGAAG ACTGCGCAAGAGGCTATGACACCAATAGAATCAACCTTTACTCTagatataaattcaaatttggATTG GGATGCCAAGCGAATGATTCAAAAAAAAGGGCATACCCGAGTTCCTGTCTACTCTGAGAATCCAAAAAAGATTGTTGGACTTCTTTTG GTTAGGAGTCTGCTTACAATTCAGGAGGAAATCCCTATTAGTGCACTTAACATACGCAGAATTCCAAG GATTCCAGCCGACTTGCCACTGTATAATATTCTGAATATGTATCGAAAGGGAAGCACCTTCATGGCGGCTGTTGTGAAGGGGAAAAGCAAGGGTCATACGTTGGTTGTAGAAGAAAAAGTTAAAGCGAGCAAAGCGCTAACTGATGCATCGAATTTGACAGCGCCTTTACTCTACAATTTTATTGTCAATGTAGATGGAATGAGACAATCTCATCTACACACTGATGAGCACTTGTCATGGGAGATTGATGATCGCGAAGTAATCGGTATAATAACTATTAAAGACGTTCTTGCACAACTGCTACAG GATAAAAGTATGGACGAAACAGACGAATATGTTGACATGGAGGAGGAGCAGACTGATACGGTTCACCAGACGTATTACAGAAGAGGAGGGCCACGTCAGCCAacggagaaagaagaagttgaCTTTGGTCAAAGTTGTTGA
- the LOC104747270 gene encoding DUF21 domain-containing protein At4g14240-like isoform X3: MQRQYSFIYTIRENISMDLYSLVLTCLSTDSIPFGSFRWFIFASLACLFIVLACMMSFLLMALMSIGPLQLKILQLMGTPNEKKQAAVVLPVFQRQHQIYVSLLFCNAALLAVLPLYLDKLVNGYTSIIVSVLACGLVIPQVICCSFGLLLGAQFHWLIRVVMILCYPIAYPIGKAGEGGELTNDETKVIVGAIDLTVKTAQEAMTPIESTFTLDINSNLDWDAKRMIQKKGHTRVPVYSENPKKIVGLLLVRSLLTIQEEIPISALNIRRIPRIPADLPLYNILNMYRKGSTFMAAVVKGKSKGHTLVVEEKVKASKALTDASNLTAPLLYNFIVNVDGMRQSHLHTDEHLSWEIDDREVIGIITIKDVLAQLLQDKSMDETDEYVDMEEEQTDTVHQTYYRRGGPRQPTEKEEVDFGQSC, translated from the exons ATGCAACGACAATACTCTTTCATATATACGATAAGGGAAAATATTTCAATGGACCTTTATA GTTTGGTGTTGACCTGTCTGTCTACAGATTCAATCCCCTTTGGGTCGTTTCGGTGGTTCATATTCGCTAGTTTGGCTTGTTTATTTATCGTCTTGGCCTGTATGATGTCCTTTCTCCTTATGGCTCTCATGTCCATCGGTCCTCTCCAGCTCAAAATTCTCCAGCTTATGGGTACACCCAACGAAAAGAAACAAGCTG CTGTTGTTCTTCCAGTTTTCCAGAGACAACATCAGATCTACGTGTCTCTGCTTTTCTGCAATGCTGCTCTCCTGGCG GTTCTTCCTTTATACTTGGATAAGTTAGTCAATGGGTACACTTCTATAATTGTCTCGGTCCTAGCTTGTGGATTG GTTATTCCACAAGTTATATGCTGCAGTTTTGGACTACTCCTTGGTGCTCAATTTCACTGGCTCATACGAGTTGTGATGATTCTCTGTTACCCGATAGCTTATCCCATTGGAAAG GCCGGTGAAGGAGGTGAACTCACAAATGACGAGACGAAAGTTATAGTTGGAGCAATTGATTTGACCGTGAAG ACTGCGCAAGAGGCTATGACACCAATAGAATCAACCTTTACTCTagatataaattcaaatttggATTG GGATGCCAAGCGAATGATTCAAAAAAAAGGGCATACCCGAGTTCCTGTCTACTCTGAGAATCCAAAAAAGATTGTTGGACTTCTTTTG GTTAGGAGTCTGCTTACAATTCAGGAGGAAATCCCTATTAGTGCACTTAACATACGCAGAATTCCAAG GATTCCAGCCGACTTGCCACTGTATAATATTCTGAATATGTATCGAAAGGGAAGCACCTTCATGGCGGCTGTTGTGAAGGGGAAAAGCAAGGGTCATACGTTGGTTGTAGAAGAAAAAGTTAAAGCGAGCAAAGCGCTAACTGATGCATCGAATTTGACAGCGCCTTTACTCTACAATTTTATTGTCAATGTAGATGGAATGAGACAATCTCATCTACACACTGATGAGCACTTGTCATGGGAGATTGATGATCGCGAAGTAATCGGTATAATAACTATTAAAGACGTTCTTGCACAACTGCTACAG GATAAAAGTATGGACGAAACAGACGAATATGTTGACATGGAGGAGGAGCAGACTGATACGGTTCACCAGACGTATTACAGAAGAGGAGGGCCACGTCAGCCAacggagaaagaagaagttgaCTTTGGTCAAAGTTGTTGA